GGCTGGCGTATTCCAGAGAAAACGATGCTTTAGGATTTGCGAAAGGTTTTGATATGTATGTTTTGTTAAATATACCTGGTTTTTATACTTCGGTAAGCTACAGTTATTTAAACTCAAAAGAAGATAAAATAAACGATGAATTGGGAGCATACCCAAGACTTACATCTCAGGAGCATACATTATCGTGGATAACGGATTTGGAATTGGGGAGAAATTGGAGTTTTAACACAAAATTTTATTACGGTTCCGGGTTTCCTTTTGCGGAAAAATATGTTACTTATAATTCTCAAACAGACGAGTATTATTGGAATAAATCAGAAACAAATAACGGGAATTTGCCGGAATATCAAAGGATTGATTTCAGAATTTCAAAGGAATTTCAATTCTCCTCCTACAAACTTAAAACTTTCATTGAAGTCAGCAATGCGTTTAACCACAAAAATATCCGAGGTTATGAGTACAGTTATGATAATAAAGGAAATCCGGTTAAATATGAAATAACTTTATGGCCAATTCTGCCTTCATTTGGAATAAGAGTGGAATTTTAATTTTTTCACTTAATTATTTGCCTTATTTAGAATACTAAAATACTTCAATACTTCAATTTTATTCACTCATTGGACATTTACAATTCAAGCTAAACTAATATCATAGTAATTTATTGATGGTCCAAAAAAAAATGCACTTTTCAAATTTTACTCTAACTGGACTATATTAATCCTATTATTAACAATAAAATATTCATATGAAAACAATCATTTTGGTTTGGGGAAAGTTGAATTTACTTCGAATAGGCATTCTCGGATTTATCGGTTTTTTTTCGGCAATTGTTGTCTCTAAATTATTTACCAACTTTTTTGCATCTAAATCATTTTCAATCGGTATTGACGATCTGCTTATTTCCAGCTTGGGTTTTTTCCTCGCGATAATCGTTAAAATAATTGAAAAATTCTCAAACTTTACGGAATAGTTTTTCCGTATTGTTTCCAATCTTTTCTTAAATATTTTTCAATTGTTAATTATATTTCAATAAATTAATTGTATATTTTTAATAATATACTTTAGATAAAATATATAATTTATTATTATGAAATGAGTTAACAGATATTTTGAAATGTTTAAGTAATCTTATTTATCCGTTTTAAGATAATTATAACTAAAGTAATGTTAAATAAAACAGCAGCTAAACTCCCGAAATTATTATACTTAGATCGGAATTATGCGGAAAATTTTCTGTAATAATTGGTCTTGTTGAATTTAGTTTAATTGTTTTCATGATGGGATAGATTCTAAGAAAATATCTGGATTTTTTTTCATTCTCGTTGTCAAAAAAGAATATTCTGCATTTTTTTACGTCCGAAATTATCTTTATCAGGAAACGTTTTTCTTCATCGACATAAGTTTCTGACTTTAAATTTGATTTGATTTCGTTTGACTGTGCCGCCAAAAAAAACGCGGCGGAAAATGTTTTATAATCTTCTTCTAATTTGGATAATTTCACTTCAATAATTTTTTCCCGCTGTTCAATTTTATCCGAAATTTTCTTCATAACATTTTCGGGTACTTCTTCATCCAGAATTTTTTTCAGCTGGGCGAGCATTTCTATTTCGCGAGAAAATTTGCTGATATTTTTTGAAATATAATTAAAAATATCTTCAGACAATTCGTCCGGGTAAAATATATATGTAAATAATTCTTTTTCGGTTATTCTAAACATTTTGTGCTTTTCTTTCTTGATTCAATTGAACTCAAATTCTAAAAATATTTAATCCAATTGATTTGCTAAATTTGTTTTTAAATTCTTCAAAAGATAATTCATAATATGATGATATTTTTCATAAAAAATTTCAGATGTAACAGCAGAATTTCTATGTTTTAAGTATTCAAATAAACTTGAACTTAAACCGCCGTTTAATAGATCAGCGGTAATATCTTCAAATGATTTTTTTACGAAAACAGCTTCTTCTTCCGTTATTTTGTGGTTTGGAACGTAAAAAGTTTCTAATCTTTCGTTTATATTATTTATTTCGTTTTCTAAAAGCGATAGATAAACGAACTCGTCATCCTGTACTGTTACATTTCCGGTCGATTCTCTGAAATTGGCAAAATATGCGGCTTTTACTTTTTTGACCAATTGATTTAACGGAATTATTGGATTATAACCGGAATTATCGGCAATGTAATTAAAAATTGTGTTGAATAAATCCATTTGCTTTTTTTCTGTAAATATGCTCCAGAATTGAATCAAAGAATTCCATCGGCGGAACATTGCTAAAATCACAATCATTTTTGCTTTTGGCAATGTAGACTGTGCCGAAAAACCTTTTCTTATAAAGATCGTTGCTGAAAATGCATAGATTAAGATTCGTAATGATTTTTTTAAATACGGGATCCTTTTCTTTTAAATGTGATGTTATTGTCTGAGAAGTTCTTTTCCAAATAATTTTTGAAAGGAAATATTCGGCATCAAGCTCAGAGGCAATGGGATCTTTCCAATTATTGTAAGATCTTAAAATTCCCAAAATTCCCGCGTTGTTTACGACAAATAACGGAACTATTGAATCAATTGCCAAATCGTCAAGTGACTGTATATCTATTGATGCAGGAAGCTGTTTTCTCGCAATGCTGCTTTTTAAGTAAACAGACGCAATTTTATAAGAATACTGAATTAGTGAGTTTAACTCTTTCTGTGAAAATATATTTTTATTAATTTTTCCAAGAATTTCTAATACGTTTACTTCCCCCATAAACTGCAAAGTCCCTATATTAAAGTAGTTGAAAAATACAAAAATTAAATGTGAAAATTCTACAGTAATTCTAAAATTCAGTAATTTAAATTACAATAATTTTTACCTTTTTTGGTGATCTACAGCAATTTATAAAATTTTAAATTATTTATTTCGTCTGAATCAAACTCTTTTCAATTGAATTCTATTACCAAGTTTGACGTTCCAATTTGTTATAAGTGAAAATACTTCGAAATCCGCAATTAAAAAATATTCGATAAAAAGTGACGAAAATTAATAAAATTTTTAACAAAATTACCAGCCAATCCCTTGTGACTTTCTGGTCTAAATTACAGAAATAATTCCAAATTAATTATAAACGTAATAAATGTATTACATTTGAAAATTTATAGTTAATAAAATTTTAATTAAATTTAAGAACTCAAAAAAAATAATTTCTAAATAAAAAACTCATAACTGTAATCCGGCAGATAGTTACGGATTTTATCATCTATGAACAATATTTATAAAATTGAAGAAAATCACCGAAGAATTTTATTTGATATTTCCAAATTAAATTCATTTAACGCTAAAATTGTAGCGTTTCTTCATTATTATAAGGAATTGGTAAACTATGATGATAAATTAGTAACCGAAGCTTATGTAACCGAAATTATTTCATTGATAATTCCGCTGGTTGAAAATTATTCGCCATTTGGATCAAATCCGCAGCTTTCTACAGAAATATTGGAAATGCTTATTGAGTTAAAACGATTTCCGATGAGCAATGAAGATTATATTTTAATTGATGAAAATATTCTAAGAATTAAAAATGAAATTGAAGAACTCAATATTATTTTAAATGGAAATTCAGCCGATGAAAATTTCACTTCTTCGGTAATTTTTCCGTTACTCGATAAACATTCGAATAATAAATATTTTACCGGAAATATCGAGACTATAAAAATCAGCTTAAATCAATTGTCGGGTTTGAAGGAAGATGAATTTCTTGTAATTCCCAGTTTGCCAAAAGTTGAAGAACAGTCACTTAAACAAATAAAAATATCTTGGCAATACGCTAAGAGTTTTATTAAAGATAATTTTAACGTTAAGATTCCAATTCTACAGATAAGTATTCAGTTTAGCAGAAAATATGGAATTTATGAAGGCGACTCGCACGGGTTGGCGCTTTCTCTCGGTTTTATCTCTGAATTATCTAATTATTTGAATTTAAAGATAAAATATAAAATTAATAATTCGGCGATTTTTACGGGATCAATGCTTCAAGACGGAAATTTGGATTCCATATCATCCAATATAATTGAAAGAAAAACATTAACAGCATTTTATTCAAAGTGCGTTTATTTTATAATTCCGCAAAAGAATTATCTTCAGGCAAAAGCTGTAATTGAAAGAGAAAAACTTAATTACGGAAATAAAAAAATTAATATAGTTCCGATTGCAAACGTTTCCGAAATATTTGAACACGGCGAAATAGTTAAAAATGTTACAGAGCCGGTTTCCACGTATTTTTACCGTAAAATCCGTTCATTAAAATATTCCGTTCCAATCTTAATTTTATTGATGATGATTATTATTCTGCCAATTTATTATTTTAAGAACGCTCAGACAAATGAGGAGAATGATTTTATTGAAACCGCGGTACAGAAATATAATTTAGATAAGAAAAAATTATCACCAATTCTAAATGACAACTCCTTATTATCATTAAAATTGGATAAGGTAGATTTAAACTTATCCGATTCAAGCTTGATAGATACTTTTAAAAATATTTCTTCGATAGAAAATAGATTTCACGAGAAAGATAAAGCTCTTTATTTCAGCGGAGACAGCAGTTTTATTCGTTTAAATAAAAATATTAATTTAAAATCGGGCTTTCCCATTTCCATTTCTATGTGGATAAAAAGGAAGGCTGGGATCGCGGATGGATATTCGCCAATAATTTCAACATGAACAGTTATTCCGGAGTTTGGATGGGTTTTGTTTACGGTTATATTATTTCAATGCATTTCGGCAACGATAGACCTACTGCTATTCCCAGTTCGAGAAGATCGGTTTATACAAAACAACCTTTGCCTGAAAATAATTGGTTTCATTTTGTTGGCATTATTATTTCCGATAAAATTATGTACATTTATATCAATAATAAAAGAGCGGAAGTCGTTTATGACGGCTCGGCAACCGAAGTTTTATATCAGAATGTTGGAGTTCCGGCTTTCGGCGAATACAAAACTTCCACCGTTTTGCCTCTTACTTATTTTAAAGGCGCGATTGATGATTTTAGATTTTATAACAGAGAATTAAGCGAAAGAGAAATATCAAAATTATTCCACGAGAAATATTGAGTGACCGTTAATAATTGAATAAATTGATGCAGTTAATATATAATTTCAAATTTGCGGCTAATTAAAAATAGATCAGTAATTTTTGGGGAAGTTTATTAACTAAACTATTTTTACTTTCACAATATCAGCGCCGAACGCGAATACTTTTATTAATTTAATGGAGCTTTTGCAATCTTTAATATTCTCAAAACCTTTTGAAGAATACGCGATAATTTCATTATCGAAATTTACGAAACGCCAATACCAGAAATTAAATTTATCTTTAAAAATTTCAAATTTCATCGAAACCTCAATATTAAATTTGTTAAAATAAGACAGTAGTTTTAGTATTCTTAGATGATTTATTTAAGTTTGACTCGATACAAAATGCGGATATATAGAAAACGAGTTTACTTCATATTTTAATTATTTTAATAGTTGTTGTTATAATTTAATTAATAGGAATTAAAAATCAACTAAGTATCCGAATTAAGTAAGTTAAACATTTAATAATTAAAAGTAAATCAAAATCGGCAGCTTCCTCAATCAATTTTGAGGAAGCGAAAAATGAAATGTTGATCCTTCATAAATTTTGGAAGTAACCCAAATTTTACCGTTATTATGTTCTATAAAATCCTTACAGAGAGAAAGACCGAAACCCGAGCCTTTTTCGCGGTTGGTTCCTTGTCTTACATAATTTCCATTCCCTTCAAAAATTGTTGCCAAATGATTTTCTTCAATTCCGATTCCGTTATCCGAAAGATCAATTTGAATATTGCCGTTTTTCACCGTTCCGCCGATTTCGATTAAGCCGTTGTTTTCGGTGAATTTAATTGAATTGAACATAAGATTTCTTATTACGGTTTTTATCATTTCCAAATCGGCATATGCGGTCAAATTTTCTTCTGTTTTATTGATAATCTGAATATTCTTTTTCTGAAGCTGAAGTTGGCAAATTTTTATATTTTCTTCAACAAGATCGTGTACATTTATTTTTTCGGGTTTAACCTCAATGGAACCCATTTGCATTCTTGCCCAATTAAATAAATTTTCGATAAGATGGAGAAGTGATTTGGAAATATCTTCTATGTTGACGATGCTTTCT
This DNA window, taken from Ignavibacteriota bacterium, encodes the following:
- a CDS encoding hybrid sensor histidine kinase/response regulator: MNINILIIEDNPGDAFLVKQFLIDSKFKEELISIAGTLTKGIEIIESREINLILLDLGLPDYCNEETIKIINDFTKKIPVIVLSGNDDENLAVKAVNYGIQDYLIKGKFDAHSLSRAIKYSLLRSEQELKLYELNNFKNKLFRLVSHDLKGPMGALNSYIEIILEDFEESSKESLKESIVNIEDISKSLLHLIENLFNWARMQMGSIEVKPEKINVHDLVEENIKICQLQLQKKNIQIINKTEENLTAYADLEMIKTVIRNLMFNSIKFTENNGLIEIGGTVKNGNIQIDLSDNGIGIEENHLATIFEGNGNYVRQGTNREKGSGFGLSLCKDFIEHNNGKIWVTSKIYEGSTFHFSLPQN
- a CDS encoding DUF1508 domain-containing protein is translated as MKFEIFKDKFNFWYWRFVNFDNEIIAYSSKGFENIKDCKSSIKLIKVFAFGADIVKVKIV